One region of Rhizoctonia solani chromosome 9, complete sequence genomic DNA includes:
- a CDS encoding Retrotransposable element Tf2 protein gives MATRSRTASRAQSPFNSGHLEPQLPPTSSVEYGEVSLERVTRLLLGLLGQVERLEREIAEIKEAGIETQTNVENISQTIDVVKDGLKSLQLQGPRTPEGNQPKAVEETPRPIPKTKPIGSVSRVPFWSEPTREAPGLAQPTPRRAAPPRVPSPPPSPRLRSPIGAPAPPPPAPVAAYPAPPPPAPVAAYPAPVKVDHPDAYTGKIGSEAKQWLTRMLAWTRLNSRMFPTDQEVLSFLLMNMKDSAGAWAHPHLDQLGSHRAIIQTVEGFKIEFLAAFGDPDATRAAERKITTLTQSGTCADYITKFRTLAMELDWNDAALRGQFARGLHWEVSRQIATREHRPRTLLELQNAALVIDNALREERASHPPRDNKPSKQPNPARGTSTGQSSTGSKKLSDNPNFVLEEERNRRRAAGACIKCGKMGHKFAECRTGWKATPTEDKGKAKETAKIGKDSKYQSGKDHNRISPLFTIFIKPEKQADHLEVLIDSGATSSFLHPRTAELLRLPLIELPQPRTVTMLDGSSPQAGKIWKKAHLTFLFDGKRMTETFLICNTGSHAAILGIKWLENHNPEIDWNSRTLSFPHTPPEHIAIAEEEEADKTPLEGVPPKYHQYAKVFGEEEFNKLPPHRHYDIGIELTEEGPLNSPLYSMTDAKSATLKDWLRDKLKAGKIRPSKSPISSPVMFVPKKDGSRQLVVDYRRLNNRTKKNVYPLPRPDDLMAQLCSAKVFTKLDLRWGYNNVRVKEGDKWKTAFRTKYGLYESLVMTFGLTNAPAAFQHFMNELFKDLLDVCVIIYLDDILIYSKDDATHTQHVHEVLRRLMENQLFCKASKCTFHVTSVEYLGIIVLDKGFSLDKLKIQAVREWPTPTKVKEVQSFLGFANFLRRFVANFSHIARPLHNLVKKDTPWKWETREQEAFQNLKDAITSAPVLCHANPAKPYFLETDASGAALGSILSQRQEDGCLHPLGFLSESFKGAKQNYNTHDKELLAIIRSFEYWRIFLEGTAHPITVFTDHRNLEYWKESRTFNRRHARWHLLLAGYNFQIVYRPGKQSGKPDALSRRADHADIPPADQTMLPDPVFANVALVLPEKELQRRIESSLDQDESLEEILQFLQNKSKAPPSIKRAFKDYEMEAGLLFYQGRIVVPDVGTLRTDLLKIFHNSPLAGHPGRQRTLELVSRTYYWPGIRADTYWHVDSCETCQRIRKPKYALIPPQPLELPSRPWQHVSYDMIVDLPKDGNCDSILVIVDSFTKYVILVECSKKLKAPELADLFLRHVWKRYGMPEKTISDRGRVFNNKFLKALYQRLGIDPHFSLAYHPQSDGQTERVNPTVEHFLRAYSGVNQKDWVKWLPMAEFAYNNAVHSSTGKSPFKALYGWEPSLTPSNVPTDVPEADNLATQMEEQWREIEAALRQSKTRMVAGEAGEPLEFEIGEEAWLDAKNVKLKTLSPKLTEQRLGPFKVTEKISDRAYRLELPPTMRIHNVFYVGLLSKVKRDKKRTFENRPPPVTVDGEEEYEVEGITDMEERNGKWFFRVKWKGYGPEENTWEPRENLKNAGKILKKYEEEMRKKALGAAKALRGGQCRRHT, from the exons atggcaacccgttcccggacgGCCTCTCGAGCCCAATCCCCTTTCAATTCGGGACACCTGGAACCCCAGCTTCCGCCAACCTCCTCTGTCGAATATGGCGAAGTCTCCCTCGAACGAGTCACCCGACTCCTCCTCGGCCTACTCGGCCAAGTTGAGCGCCTCGAGCGAGAAATTGCtgagatcaaggaagcagggattGAGACCCAGACAAACGTCGAAAATATCTCACAAACCatcgatgttgtcaaggatggtctCAAGtccctccagctccaaggcCCCCGTACCCCAGAAGGGAACCAACCCAAGGcagtggaagaaacgccacgccccataccaaaaaccaagcctattggatcgGTTAGCAGGGTACCCTTCTGGTCAGAACCAACTAGGGAAGCCCCAGGCCTCGCCCAGCCTaccccaagaagagccgcacccccgcgagtcccgtctccccctccatctccgcgtctccgatcccccattggagcacctgcccctcctccaccggctccagttgccgcatatcctgcccctcctccaccggctccagttgccgcATATCctgccccggtcaaagtagaccacccagatgcctatacaggcaagattgggagcgaggccaaacagtggctcacaaggatgttggcctggacccggCTAAACTCGCGCATGTTTCCCACGGACCAAGAAGTCCTATCCTTCCttctgatgaatatgaaggattccgcgggagcatgggcacacccacaccttgaccagcttggatcacaccgggcaatcatccaaacggttgaGGGATTCAAAATAGAGTTTTTGGCAGCATTCggcgaccctgatgccacaagggccgccgagcggaagaTTACCACGcttacccagtccggcacatgcgcggattatatcacaaagttcagaaccctggcaatggaactggactggaacgacgcggcccttcgaggccagtttgcccgcggcctccactgggaggtcagccgccaaatcgCTACCCGCGAACATCGCCCCCGAACACTCCtcgagctgcaaaacgcagcacttgttattgacaacgccctccgggaagagcgtgctagccacccgccgagggataataagcctagcaaacaacccaaccccgcaaggggaacgagtaccggccaatcAAGTAccggttcaaagaaactctccgacAACCCCAATTTCGTGTTGGAGGAGGAAAggaatcgccgccgcgccgctggcgcctgcatcaagtgcggcaaaatgggccacaagttcgcggaatgccgcacaggctggaaggctacccctactgaggacaaagggaaagccaaggaaaccgccaagattggcaaagactccaagtaccaatcgggaaaaga ccacaatagaatctcccccctCTTCACTATTTtcatcaaaccagagaaacaagcggatcacttagaagtcctgatagactcaggcgccacctcatccttcTTACACCCCCGTacagcggaactactccgccttcCTCTAATAGAGCTCCCACAACCCcgtactgttactatgctcgatgggtcgagcccccaggctggaaagatttggaagaaggcccacctaaccttcctatttgatggcaaacgcatgacggaaaccttcctgatttgcaataCCGGATCACACGCTGCCATCCTAGGAATTAAATGGTTAGAGAATCATAATCCTGAAATCGATTGGAACTCGCGCACCCTCTCATTCCCTCACACGCCCCCGGAACACATAGCCATTgcggaagaggaggaagctgacaagacaccccttgaaggagtaccccccaagtaccatcaatatgcaaaggtatttggggaagaagaattcaataaacttCCCCCTCATAGACACTACGATATTGGTATCGAACTTACGGAAGAAGGACCCCTGAACTCCCCCCTttacagcatgactgatgccaaatccgccacactcaaggactggctcagggacaagctcaaggctggaaaaatccGACCCAGTAAATCGCCAATCAGCTCCCCAGTTATGTTCgtgcccaaaaaggatggttcccgccaaCTCGTAGTAGACTATCGTCGCCTGaacaaccggacaaagaagaacgtttacccgctaccccgtccagatgacctcatggcccagctttgcagtgccaaggtcttcaccaagctagacctaagatggggttacaataacgtccgtgttaaagaaggtgacaaatggaaaacggctttccgcaccaaatatggcctatacgaatccctggttatgacctttggcttgacTAATGCTCCTGcggccttccaacatttcatgaacgaacTGTTCAAAGatttattggatgtatgcgtcatcatctaccttgatgatatcctaatctactcaaaggatgacgcaacccaTACCCAGCACGTCCATGAAGTCCTACGACGcttaatggagaaccaattgttctgtaaggcatccaagtgtacattccacgtcacatcAGTGGAGTATTTAGGAATAATTGTATTGGATAAGggattcagcctggataagctcaaaatccaggcagtccgagaatggcccacgcccaccaaagtcaaggaagtacaatcgttcctaggctttgccaatttcctgcgccgttttgttgccaattttagTCACATAGCCCGGCCACTGCACAACCTGGTAAAGAAAGATAcgccatggaaatgggaaactagggaacaggaagccttccaaaACTTGAAGGATGCCATCACTAGTGCCCCGGTACTCTGCCACGCCAACCCTGCCAAACCATACTTCCTCGAGACGGATGCCTCTGGCGCAGCACTGGGCTCCATACTAAGCCAACGCCAAGAGGATGGTTGCCTACATCCCCTAGGTTtcttgtcagaatcattcaaaggtgccaaacagaactacaacacccacgacaaggaactccttgcgatcatccgctcctttgaatattggcgaatcttcctggaaggaacggCCCACCCCATAACGGTATTCACCGATCACAGGAACTtagagtactggaaagaATCCCGAACCTTCAACCGTCGTCATGCAAGGTGGCACCTCTTACTAGCTGgctacaatttccaaatagTCTATCGCCCTGGCAAGCAGTCTggcaaaccagatgccctgtcCCGCCGCGCCGACCACGCCGATATTCCGCCTGCCGACCAAACAATGCTGCCCGACCCCGTCTTTGCCAACGTGGCACTAGTTCTACCAGAAAAAGAGCTACAAAGGCGTATCGAGTCAAGCCTGGACCAGGACGAGTCCCTGGAAGAGATTCTCCAATTCTtacaaaacaagtccaaggcaccaccctccatcaaacgcgcgttcaaggattatgaaatggaggctggaCTGTTGTTTTATCAGGGACGGATTGTGGTACCGGACGTAGGAACCTTGAGGACGGATCTGCTCAAAATCTTCCACAATAGTCCGTTGGCGGGCCATCCAGGCAGACAAAGGACTCTAGAACTAGTATCCAGAacttactactggcctggcatccgtgcagatacatactggcacgttgaCTCATGTGAAACCTGCCAACGGATTcggaaacccaagtacgcatTGATCCCGCCTCAGCCTTTAgaactcccatcacgcccgtggcaacatgtgtcatacgacatgatagtagacctaccCAAAGACGGAAACTGCGATtctatcctggtcattgtggatagttttACTAAGTACGTGATCCTAGTAGAgtgctccaagaagctcaaggccccggagttagcagacctattcctACGCCATGTGTGGAAGCGttacggcatgcctgagaagacaaTATCAGACCGCGGACGGGTttttaataacaaattcctgaaggcgctgtaccaacgcctgggaatagacccccacttctctttggcctaccatcctcaaagcGACGGGCAAACGGAACGCGTGAACCCCACGGTGGAACACTTTTTACGGGCGtactcaggggtaaaccagaaagactgggtcaagtggctaccaatggcggaatttgcctacaacaacgcagtacacagctcaacaggcaaatctccCTTCAAGGCACTTTACGGCTGGGAACCTTCCTTGACTCCAAGTAACGTCCCAACGGATGTCCCCGAGGCAGATAATCTGGCAACCCAAATGGAAgaacaatggcgggaaatagaggcggcactccggcaatcaaagacacgcatggtaGCCGGAGAAGCAGGTGAACCACTTGAATTCGAAATcggggaagaagcctggctggacgccaagaatgtgaagctaaagacccttagtccaaagctaactgaacaacgcc